From Corvus cornix cornix isolate S_Up_H32 chromosome 15, ASM73873v5, whole genome shotgun sequence, one genomic window encodes:
- the CLDN5 gene encoding claudin-5 — protein sequence MTSAAVEILGLGLGILGWVGVILACGLPMWQVSAFIDVNIVVAQTIWEGLWMNCVVQSTGQMQCKVYDSILALPPEVQAGRALTVIVALLGLVALMVTVVGAQCTNCIRPGKMKSRIVIAGGAIYILCGVLVLIPLCWFANIVISDFYDPTVPSSQKREMGAALYIGWAATALLLFGGCLICCCSCSQRDETSFPVKYSAPRRPTSNGEYDKKNYV from the coding sequence ATGACTTCGGCGGCGGTGGAAATTTTGGGGCTGGGACTAGGCATCCTGGGCTGGGTGGGGGTGATCCTGGCCTGCGGGCTGCCCATGTGGCAGGTGTCGGCCTTCATCGACGTGAACATCGTGGTGGCGCAGACCatctgggaagggctgtggatgAACTGCGTGGTGCAGAGCACGGGGCAGATGCAGTGTAAGGTGTACGACTCCATCCTGGCGCTGCCGCCCGAGGTGCAGGCGGGCCGGGCGCTCACCGTCATcgtggcactgctggggctggtggcgCTGATGGTGACCGTGGTGGGCGCGCAGTGCACCAACTGCATCCGGCCCGGTAAGATGAAGTCCCGCATCGTGATCGCCGGAGGGGCCATCTACATCCTCTGCGGGGTCCTGGTCCTCATCCCGCTCTGCTGGTTCGCCAACATCGTCATCAGCGACTTCTACGACCCCACCGTGCCGTCGTCCCAGAAGCGGGAGATGGGGGCCGCGCTCTACATCGGCTGGGCGGCCACGGCCCTGCTACTCTTCGGGGGCTGcctcatctgctgctgctcctgctcccagcgCGACGAGACCTCCTTCCCCGTTAAGTACTCGGCGCCACGGCGGCCCACGTCCAACGGCGAGTACGACAAGAAGAACTACGTCTGA